The following coding sequences are from one Culex quinquefasciatus strain JHB chromosome 1, VPISU_Cqui_1.0_pri_paternal, whole genome shotgun sequence window:
- the LOC6034713 gene encoding uncharacterized protein LOC6034713, with protein sequence MSTMLSLPIISLMHYGNLCRFIFYIFARIIQETNGQQGNVSGAVSGVPLRMPPPTSGGINEPQECPYCRRTFSCYYSLKRHFQDKHEQSDTLYVCEFCHRRYRTKNSLTTHKSLQHRGSSGMLKRLLKTSAIKNVLGGAGAVGVGPNNNSGIHHGASHPRPHLFDFAAELGQPPPGIQ encoded by the exons ATGTCGACAATGCTTTCGCTACCTATTATCAGCTTAATGCATTATGGTAACCTTTgtcgttttattttttacatttttgctcggaTCATACAGGAAACGAATG GACAACAGGGTAACGTATCAGGAGCAGTCTCCGGAGTACCATTACGCATGCCACCACCCACCAGTGGCGGGATCAACGAGCCCCAGGAATGTCCCTACTGTCGACGAACGTTTTCCTGCTACTACTCACTCAAACGACACTTTCAAGACAAACACGAGCAGAGTGATACTTTGTACGTGTGCGAATTTTGTCACCGCCGCTACCGGACCAAAAACTCCTTGACGACGCACAAGAGCCTGCAGCACCGGGGCTCCAGTGGAATGCTGAAAAGACTCCTCAAGACATCCGCCATCAAGAACGTTCTCGGTGGGGCAGGGGCGGTCGGCGTGGGTCCGAACAATAACTCAGGTATTCATCACGGAGCTAGCCATCCGCGGCCACACCTATTTGACTTTGCCGCCGAGCTCGGTCAGCCACCACCAGGTATCCAGTAA